In one Lycorma delicatula isolate Av1 chromosome 5, ASM4794821v1, whole genome shotgun sequence genomic region, the following are encoded:
- the LOC142325816 gene encoding galactosylceramide sulfotransferase-like, whose protein sequence is MSDRGKSRQIRPSADVLSEVQQDDFSSLSGDEELRAGPQHIVVGKIKTKKPKKSLFFLKTHKCGSTTVQNIIMRFGLNHGLYFVLPYSGNYLGNPQPFDPIMINKFTIPQSKKFDIFAHHTRYNYTSVKKIMKDNAAFVTILRDPADVTESLFSYYGNFLNHVNSSFADILKNPRKATVLKRYKFGRYGNNQMLFDLGLHESLSPSVKHVNDYIEKIDYEFDLVMIAEYMEASMVLFANLMRWSLEDVVFLNLNSRNITARKILNLSQRKVLHEVNNADWLLYNYFLNKFYDRINEYGKAKMLLDVSKLIALNIKLKADCVAAVNTRGYAKTISYKARNNDWLCVHATKNELAFTNEIRAIQIERLKVLNKLKMFMYNNKTDIF, encoded by the exons ATGTCTGACAGGGGTAAGAGTAGGCAGATAAGACCTTCTGCTGACGTGTTATCCGAGGTTCAGCAAGATGATTTTTCGTCGTTGTCTGGTGATGAGGAGCTGAGGGCTGGACC gcAACATATTGTCGTcggaaaaattaaaaccaaaaagccaaaaaaatcattgtttttcttaaaaactcaTAAGTGTGGAAGTACAACGGTTCAAAACATTATAATGAGATTTGGTTTAAACCACGGATTATATTTTGTACTTCCGTATTCTGGAAATTATCTTGGAAATCCTCAACCGTTTGATcctattatgattaataaatttactattccGCAGAGTAAAAAGTTTGATATATTTGCACACCACACTCGGTACAATTATACcagcgtaaaaaaaataatgaaagataatGCAGCATTTGTTACTATATTACGCGATCCTGCAGATGTTACTGAatctttatttagttattatggTAATTTCCTTAACCATGTCAACTCTAGTTttgcagatattttaaaaaatccaagaaAGGCGACTGTCTTAAAAAGGTATAAGTTTGGACGATATGGTAATAATCAAATGTTATTCGATTTAGGATTACACGAAAGCTTGTCGCCTTCTGTGAAACACGTTAATGATTATATTGAAAAGATCGATTATGAATTTGACCTTGTAATGATAGCCGAATACATGGAAGCGTCTATGGTTCTTTTTGCTAATTTAATGAGATGGTCTTTAGAAgatgttgtatttttaaacttaaattcaagaaatattacGGCTCGAAAAATTCTTAACTTGTCGCAACGTAAAGTTTTGCATGAAGTTAATAATGCTGATTGGTtactgtacaattattttttgaataaattttacgaCAGAATTAATGAATACGGGAAAGCAAAAATGCTGTTAGATGTGAGTAAATTAATcgctttaaatataaaattaaaagcagaTTGTGTTGCCGCTGTTAATACACGAGGATATGCTAAAACAATTTCGTATAAAGCACGAAATAATGACTGGTTATGCGTTCATGCCACAAAAAATGAACTTGCTTTTACGAATGAAATACGTGCGATTCAAATAGAGCGACTGaaggttttaaataaacttaaaatgtttatgtataataataagactgatattttctga